From Veillonella dispar, one genomic window encodes:
- a CDS encoding hydantoinase/oxoprolinase family protein, which yields MLLGLDVGGTFTDAVIIDGHRVVASAKRRTTKDNLMQGIGEALDAILQHFDTTNIDQVTLSTTVVTNTIVEEKEQVVDLFVVTGPGRNVDDIFPVNPIYLQGYTDHRGIVVERTPTNAVRHIAEMVQSRSGTDLAAVSAKFGVRNPQEELSITEALKDRYNTISNGSLLSGSLSFPRRTISAYFNSAVTPVFTVFKKNVEDALSVRNIKAPLHILKADGGSLPMEHMVSRPVETAFTGPAATVLGLSALGAIGNEHTVALDIGGTTTDISLWKQGRPLMTKSGVSIREYPSAVRSFAVTSVGIGGESVVRVVDGEITVGPERVGPSVALGGTEPTLGDALIVLGYACYGKVGLAERAMEVLANRLSASTNGDTTQTQQQLAEDVTASGVAQSIVNKALQTIQHGIDEVVRAENKRPIYVVADIVNPDVFVPAQIVVVGGTAPSLGPSIGKYLDLPITIPENAAVANAIGAALALSTIELTVHVDTKRRLLVIPELGIKQQTCTLKRVEQVVERAKEALSEEALRLGLGKDQDIEVISVEDFPVVEGWQSMERLITVKVQLAAGVKQYVE from the coding sequence ATGTTACTAGGTTTAGACGTAGGTGGTACTTTTACAGATGCGGTCATCATCGATGGCCATCGTGTAGTAGCATCTGCTAAAAGACGGACTACCAAAGATAATTTAATGCAAGGCATAGGCGAGGCCCTTGATGCAATTCTCCAACATTTTGATACTACAAATATTGATCAAGTTACGCTGTCTACTACTGTGGTAACAAACACCATCGTGGAAGAGAAAGAGCAAGTGGTAGACCTGTTTGTAGTAACGGGACCTGGCCGAAATGTGGACGATATATTCCCTGTAAATCCTATCTATCTTCAAGGCTATACTGATCATAGAGGTATTGTGGTGGAACGTACACCTACAAATGCAGTTCGACATATAGCCGAAATGGTACAATCTCGCAGTGGCACAGATTTGGCTGCTGTATCTGCTAAATTTGGGGTACGGAATCCTCAAGAGGAATTATCTATAACAGAAGCATTGAAAGATAGATATAATACTATCTCTAATGGCAGCTTATTAAGCGGCTCTTTGAGTTTTCCACGTCGCACTATTAGCGCATATTTTAATAGCGCTGTAACACCGGTATTTACAGTATTTAAGAAGAATGTAGAAGATGCGTTAAGCGTGCGAAACATTAAGGCTCCACTTCATATATTAAAGGCCGATGGAGGTTCTTTACCTATGGAACATATGGTGAGTAGACCAGTAGAGACGGCTTTTACAGGACCTGCAGCAACCGTACTGGGCCTATCTGCTCTTGGAGCTATTGGGAATGAACATACAGTTGCGTTAGATATTGGCGGTACCACTACAGATATTTCTTTGTGGAAACAAGGCAGACCGTTGATGACTAAAAGTGGTGTATCTATTCGTGAATACCCAAGTGCGGTACGCTCCTTTGCCGTTACCTCTGTTGGTATTGGCGGTGAATCTGTCGTTCGCGTTGTAGATGGTGAAATTACTGTCGGACCTGAACGGGTGGGCCCATCGGTAGCATTAGGTGGGACAGAACCTACATTAGGGGATGCTCTCATTGTACTAGGTTATGCGTGCTATGGTAAGGTTGGATTAGCTGAACGAGCTATGGAGGTGTTGGCTAATAGACTAAGTGCTAGTACAAACGGAGATACAACTCAGACTCAACAACAATTAGCAGAGGATGTAACTGCTTCTGGCGTTGCTCAATCAATCGTAAATAAGGCGTTGCAAACAATTCAGCATGGCATAGATGAGGTGGTAAGGGCAGAAAACAAACGACCTATCTATGTAGTAGCGGATATTGTGAACCCCGATGTGTTTGTGCCTGCTCAAATCGTGGTAGTAGGTGGAACGGCGCCAAGCCTTGGACCTAGCATAGGTAAATATCTGGATTTACCGATTACCATACCAGAAAATGCGGCGGTGGCGAATGCTATCGGAGCAGCCCTAGCATTATCGACTATTGAACTCACTGTTCATGTCGATACAAAACGACGCTTACTCGTTATTCCTGAACTAGGGATTAAACAACAAACCTGTACGTTGAAGCGAGTAGAACAAGTGGTGGAACGAGCTAAAGAAGCTCTCAGTGAAGAAGCATTGCGTTTAGGTCTTGGTAAAGACCAAGATATAGAGGTCATTAGTGTGGAAGATTTCCCTGTTGTTGAGGGCTGGCAATCGATGGAACGATTAATCACTGTAAAAGTACAATTAGCAGCGGGGGTGAAACAGTATGTGGAATAA